A stretch of the Argentina anserina chromosome 6, drPotAnse1.1, whole genome shotgun sequence genome encodes the following:
- the LOC126801164 gene encoding uncharacterized protein LOC126801164 isoform X2: MISFCLCFVVQHANSPEGYVQAKVSSVAAQLMKRGWLDFSAAEKEEFFYQVNQAVYGIHGVDVQFAGVNFLESLVSEFSPSTSSVMGLPREFHEHCRKSLELDYLKTFYCWARDAALSVTNRIVESDSAVPEVKVCTAALRLMLQILNWEFSPVAVPLGVRMGTDSPKKSECNLVQPGPTWRDVLVTGGHIGWLLTLYAALRQKFSCEGYWLDCPVAVSARKLIVQFCSLTGTIFSSEQMQEHHLLQLLSGVIQWIDPPDAVSRAIECGKSESEMLDGCRALLSIATVTTPSTFDQLLKSTRSYGTLSLLCILMSEVVKNLMTNNAEEETWSWEARDILLDTWTAHLVPVNSNGVNASLPPEGKNATASLFALIVQAELKAASASAFKDDDSDYFQASISALDERLSSYALIGRTAIDVTIPFLTNLFSERFERLNKGRGIIDPTETLEELYSLLLITGHVIADEGEGETPLIPNAIRFHLPHNLEADMHPIVILCGSIIRFAEESLKPEMRASVFSPRLMEAVIWFLARWSCTYLMSPEESRDSTTVLLKFFGQHGQGKLVLDIVVRISLTALVSYPGEKYLQALTCFQLLHALVRQKNICIHLVALDSWHDLANAFANEKTLFLLNTAHQRSLAQTLVRSASGIRSSEASTQYVRDLMGHMATYLIEITSKSDFRNVAQQPDIILPVSCLLERLRGAASASEPRLQKALYELGFSAMNPILVLLEVYKHESAVIYLLLKFVVDWVDGQISYLEAQETAVVVNFCMSLLRLYSSNNIGKISISLSSSLCTEAKTEKYKDLRALLQLLSSLCSKDLVDFSSDSTETESTNISQVVYFGLHIVTPLISLELLKYPKFCFDYFSLLSHMLEVYPETVAQLSNEAFSHVLGTLDFGLHHQDAEVVDMCLKALRALASYHHLETSAGKVGLGSHAAGLKDPGGYVQEGILSRFLRSVLQLLLLGDYNPDLVSSAADALLPLILCEQSLYQKLGNELIERQANETLKSRLSNALQSLTSANQLSSTIDRKNCQIFRKNLSNFLVDVRGFMRTM; encoded by the exons ATGATTAG tttttgtctttgttttgttgtgCAACATGCTAATTCACCTGAGGGTTATGTCCAAGCAAAAGTGTCCTCTGTGGCTGCTCAATTGATGAAAAGGGGTTG GCTTGATTTCTCAGCTGCTGAGAAGGAGGAATTTTTCTATCAG GTAAACCAGGCTGTTTATGGGATTCATGGTGTAGATGTGCAGTTCGCTGGAGTTAATTTTCTTGAATCTTTG GTTTCCGAATTTTCTCCATCTACATCTAGTGTGATGGGTCTACCTAGAGAGTTTCATGAGCATTGCAGGAAGTCATTAGAGCTTGACTACTTGAAG ACATTCTATTGCTGGGCACGAGATGCTGCATTAAGTGTTACAAATAGAATAGTAGAGTCTGACTCCGCGGTACCAGAGGTCAAAGTCTGCACTGCTGCTCTGCGTCTCATGCTTCAAATCCTGAACTGGGAGTTCAGTCCAGTTGCAGTCCCTCTTGGAGTCAGGATGGGTACTGATTCACCAAAAAAATCGGAGTGTAACCTTGTCCAG CCTGGACCTACTTGGCGTGACGTTTTGGTTACTGGTGGCCATATCGGCTGGCTCCTGACCTTATATGCGGCACTGAGACAGAAGTTTTCTTGCGAAGGTTATTGGCTCGACTGCCCTGTTGCTGTCTCTGCGAGAAAGTTAATAGTACAGTTCTGCTCCTTGACAGGAACCATATTTTCATCTG AACAAATGCAAGAACACCATCTCCTCCAACTTCTTTCTGGAGTAATACAGTGGATCGATCCTCCTGATGCTGTTTCTCGAGCGATTGAATGTGGAAAAAGTGAAAG tGAGATGCTTGATGGTTGTCGTGCTTTGTTGTCAATTGCAACTGTTACAACTCCTTCAACATTTGACCAACTCTTAAAATCAACAAG GTCCTATGGTACTCTTAGCTTGTTATGCATATTGATGTCTGAAGTTGTCAAGAACCTAATGACTAACAACGCTGAAGAAGAGACTTGGAGCTGGGAGGCACGTGATATTTTATTAGATACTTGGACTGCGCACCTTGTG CCAGTAAATAGCAACGGTGTGAATGCATCCCTTCCACCTGAAGGGAAAAATGCTACTGCCAGTTTGTTTGCCTTAATTGTACAGGCTGAGCTGAAAG CTGCTTCTGCTTCAGCCTTTAAAGATGATGACTCCGACTACTTTCAGGCTTCTATTTCTG CCTTGGATGAGAGGCTAAGCTCCTATGCTCTTATTGGTAGAACAGCAATTGACGTCACAATACCTTTTCTCACAAATCTGTTTTCGGAGCGCTTTGAGCGACTTAATAAG GGCAGGGGCATTATTGACCCAACTGAAACTTTAGAGGAACTTTACTCATTGCTACTCATTACTGGGCACGTAATCGCTGATGAAGGGGAGGGAGAAACACCTCTG ATTCCAAATGCTATACGATTTCACCTTCCACACAATCTGGAAGCAGACATGCATCCTATTGTCATCCTTTGTGG CTCAATCATAAGGTTTGCTGAGGAAAGTCTAAAACCGGAAATGAGAGCGTCAGTTTTCAGTCCCCGACTCATGGAG GCCGTCATATGGTTCCTTGCTAGATGGTCTTGTACGTACCTAATGTCTCCTGAAGAAAGTCGAGACTCCACAACCGTCTTGCTAAAGTTTTTTGGACAACACGGTCAAGGAAAATTGGTGCTGGACATAGTTGTTCGCATATCCTTGACAGCATTAGTGTCATATCCTGGAGAAAAGTATCTGCAG GCGCTTACTTGTTTCCAGCTACTTCATGCACTCGTTCGGCAAAAAAATATTTGCATTCATCTTGTTGCTTTG GATTCATGGCATGACCTTGCAAATGCTTTTGCTAATGAAAAAACTTTGTTCTTGTTAAACACTGCTCATCAG CGTTCCCTTGCTCAAACACTAGTTCGGTCAGCTTCTGGTATTCGAAGTTCAGAGGCATCAACCCA GTACGTAAGGGATCTCATGGGTCATATGGCAACATATCTTATTGAAATCACTAGCAAGAGTGACTTCAGAAATGTTGCTCAACAACCAGATATCATCCTGCCG GTCAGTTGCTTATTGGAGAGGCTTCGTGGAGCTGCCAGTGCCTCAGAACCTCGTTTGCAGAAAGCACTTTATGAGCTGGGTTTCTCTGCAATGAATCCTATCCTGGTTCTTCTTGAGGTTTACAAACATGAG TCTGCAGTTATATATCTGCTACTTAAGTTTGTCGTTGATTGGGTGGACGGACAAATAAGCTATCTAGAGGCTCAGGAAACTGCTGTTGTTGTCAATTTTTGTATGAGTTTGCTTCGTCTGTATTCATCGAACAATATTGGCAAG ATATCAATAAGTCTTTCAAGCAGCTTATGCACTGAGGCCAAGACTGAGAAGTACAAGGATCTGCGTGCTCTACTGCAGCTCCTTTCAAGCCTTTGCTCCAAAGATTTG GTTGATTTTTCATCAGATTCCACTGAGACAGAGAGCACGAACATATCACAG GTTGTATACTTCGGTCTTCATATTGTTACTCCTCTAATATCGTTGGAGCTGCTGAAATACCCGAAGTTTTGTTTTGAT TACTTCTCATTGCTCTCCCATATGTTGGAGGTCTATCCTGAAACAGTTGCACAACTAAGCAACGAAGCCTTTTCTCATGTACTAGGAACTCTTGATTTTGGTCTTCACCATCAG GATGCCGAAGTTGTTGATATGTGTCTCAAAGCTTTAAGAGCTCTTGCTTCTTATCACCATTTAGAAACAAGTGCTGGTAAAGTAGGCTTGGGCTCACATGCTGCAGGCCTCAAGGATCCTGGTGGATATGTTCAGGAAGGCATTTTGAGCCGGTTCCTTCGTTCAGTACTGCAATTACTCCTTCTTGGGGATTATAA TCCTGACCTGGTCAGCAGTGCAGCCGATGCTCTTCTACCGTTAATACTTTGTGAACAAAGCTTATACCAG AAATTAGGGAATGAGTTGATAGAGAGGCAGGCAAATGAAACATTGAAATCAAGACTATCAAATGCATTACAATCTCTCACAAGCGCGAATCAGCTTTCATCTACCATTGATCGTAAAAATTGTCAAATATTCCGGAAAAATCTTAGTAACTTCTTGGTTGATGTTCGAGGATTTATGCGAACAATGTGA
- the LOC126801164 gene encoding uncharacterized protein LOC126801164 isoform X1, producing the protein MQGFTERGNSGDLAQLQSTMHAIEIACTSIQMQMNLGAAEATILSLSQAPQPYQTCKFILENSQVANARFQAAAAIRDAAIREWGFLSSDEKRTMISFCLCFVVQHANSPEGYVQAKVSSVAAQLMKRGWLDFSAAEKEEFFYQVNQAVYGIHGVDVQFAGVNFLESLVSEFSPSTSSVMGLPREFHEHCRKSLELDYLKTFYCWARDAALSVTNRIVESDSAVPEVKVCTAALRLMLQILNWEFSPVAVPLGVRMGTDSPKKSECNLVQPGPTWRDVLVTGGHIGWLLTLYAALRQKFSCEGYWLDCPVAVSARKLIVQFCSLTGTIFSSEQMQEHHLLQLLSGVIQWIDPPDAVSRAIECGKSESEMLDGCRALLSIATVTTPSTFDQLLKSTRSYGTLSLLCILMSEVVKNLMTNNAEEETWSWEARDILLDTWTAHLVPVNSNGVNASLPPEGKNATASLFALIVQAELKAASASAFKDDDSDYFQASISALDERLSSYALIGRTAIDVTIPFLTNLFSERFERLNKGRGIIDPTETLEELYSLLLITGHVIADEGEGETPLIPNAIRFHLPHNLEADMHPIVILCGSIIRFAEESLKPEMRASVFSPRLMEAVIWFLARWSCTYLMSPEESRDSTTVLLKFFGQHGQGKLVLDIVVRISLTALVSYPGEKYLQALTCFQLLHALVRQKNICIHLVALDSWHDLANAFANEKTLFLLNTAHQRSLAQTLVRSASGIRSSEASTQYVRDLMGHMATYLIEITSKSDFRNVAQQPDIILPVSCLLERLRGAASASEPRLQKALYELGFSAMNPILVLLEVYKHESAVIYLLLKFVVDWVDGQISYLEAQETAVVVNFCMSLLRLYSSNNIGKISISLSSSLCTEAKTEKYKDLRALLQLLSSLCSKDLVDFSSDSTETESTNISQVVYFGLHIVTPLISLELLKYPKFCFDYFSLLSHMLEVYPETVAQLSNEAFSHVLGTLDFGLHHQDAEVVDMCLKALRALASYHHLETSAGKVGLGSHAAGLKDPGGYVQEGILSRFLRSVLQLLLLGDYNPDLVSSAADALLPLILCEQSLYQKLGNELIERQANETLKSRLSNALQSLTSANQLSSTIDRKNCQIFRKNLSNFLVDVRGFMRTM; encoded by the exons ATGCAAGGGTTTACGGAGAGAGGTAATTCTGGGGACTTGGCCCAGCTCCAGTCCACCATGCACGCCATTGAGATCGCATGTACTTCTATTCAG ATGCAGATGAACTTAGGTGCTgctgaagcaactatattgtCACTTTCCCAGGCTCCTCAGCCATACCAGACATGTAAATTCATTCTGG AGAACTCTCAGGTGGCAAATGCAAGGTTTCAAGCTGCAGCGGCAATTCGTGATGCAGCTATTAGAGAATGGGGTTTTCTTAGCTCAGATGAAAAGAGAACCATGATTAG tttttgtctttgttttgttgtgCAACATGCTAATTCACCTGAGGGTTATGTCCAAGCAAAAGTGTCCTCTGTGGCTGCTCAATTGATGAAAAGGGGTTG GCTTGATTTCTCAGCTGCTGAGAAGGAGGAATTTTTCTATCAG GTAAACCAGGCTGTTTATGGGATTCATGGTGTAGATGTGCAGTTCGCTGGAGTTAATTTTCTTGAATCTTTG GTTTCCGAATTTTCTCCATCTACATCTAGTGTGATGGGTCTACCTAGAGAGTTTCATGAGCATTGCAGGAAGTCATTAGAGCTTGACTACTTGAAG ACATTCTATTGCTGGGCACGAGATGCTGCATTAAGTGTTACAAATAGAATAGTAGAGTCTGACTCCGCGGTACCAGAGGTCAAAGTCTGCACTGCTGCTCTGCGTCTCATGCTTCAAATCCTGAACTGGGAGTTCAGTCCAGTTGCAGTCCCTCTTGGAGTCAGGATGGGTACTGATTCACCAAAAAAATCGGAGTGTAACCTTGTCCAG CCTGGACCTACTTGGCGTGACGTTTTGGTTACTGGTGGCCATATCGGCTGGCTCCTGACCTTATATGCGGCACTGAGACAGAAGTTTTCTTGCGAAGGTTATTGGCTCGACTGCCCTGTTGCTGTCTCTGCGAGAAAGTTAATAGTACAGTTCTGCTCCTTGACAGGAACCATATTTTCATCTG AACAAATGCAAGAACACCATCTCCTCCAACTTCTTTCTGGAGTAATACAGTGGATCGATCCTCCTGATGCTGTTTCTCGAGCGATTGAATGTGGAAAAAGTGAAAG tGAGATGCTTGATGGTTGTCGTGCTTTGTTGTCAATTGCAACTGTTACAACTCCTTCAACATTTGACCAACTCTTAAAATCAACAAG GTCCTATGGTACTCTTAGCTTGTTATGCATATTGATGTCTGAAGTTGTCAAGAACCTAATGACTAACAACGCTGAAGAAGAGACTTGGAGCTGGGAGGCACGTGATATTTTATTAGATACTTGGACTGCGCACCTTGTG CCAGTAAATAGCAACGGTGTGAATGCATCCCTTCCACCTGAAGGGAAAAATGCTACTGCCAGTTTGTTTGCCTTAATTGTACAGGCTGAGCTGAAAG CTGCTTCTGCTTCAGCCTTTAAAGATGATGACTCCGACTACTTTCAGGCTTCTATTTCTG CCTTGGATGAGAGGCTAAGCTCCTATGCTCTTATTGGTAGAACAGCAATTGACGTCACAATACCTTTTCTCACAAATCTGTTTTCGGAGCGCTTTGAGCGACTTAATAAG GGCAGGGGCATTATTGACCCAACTGAAACTTTAGAGGAACTTTACTCATTGCTACTCATTACTGGGCACGTAATCGCTGATGAAGGGGAGGGAGAAACACCTCTG ATTCCAAATGCTATACGATTTCACCTTCCACACAATCTGGAAGCAGACATGCATCCTATTGTCATCCTTTGTGG CTCAATCATAAGGTTTGCTGAGGAAAGTCTAAAACCGGAAATGAGAGCGTCAGTTTTCAGTCCCCGACTCATGGAG GCCGTCATATGGTTCCTTGCTAGATGGTCTTGTACGTACCTAATGTCTCCTGAAGAAAGTCGAGACTCCACAACCGTCTTGCTAAAGTTTTTTGGACAACACGGTCAAGGAAAATTGGTGCTGGACATAGTTGTTCGCATATCCTTGACAGCATTAGTGTCATATCCTGGAGAAAAGTATCTGCAG GCGCTTACTTGTTTCCAGCTACTTCATGCACTCGTTCGGCAAAAAAATATTTGCATTCATCTTGTTGCTTTG GATTCATGGCATGACCTTGCAAATGCTTTTGCTAATGAAAAAACTTTGTTCTTGTTAAACACTGCTCATCAG CGTTCCCTTGCTCAAACACTAGTTCGGTCAGCTTCTGGTATTCGAAGTTCAGAGGCATCAACCCA GTACGTAAGGGATCTCATGGGTCATATGGCAACATATCTTATTGAAATCACTAGCAAGAGTGACTTCAGAAATGTTGCTCAACAACCAGATATCATCCTGCCG GTCAGTTGCTTATTGGAGAGGCTTCGTGGAGCTGCCAGTGCCTCAGAACCTCGTTTGCAGAAAGCACTTTATGAGCTGGGTTTCTCTGCAATGAATCCTATCCTGGTTCTTCTTGAGGTTTACAAACATGAG TCTGCAGTTATATATCTGCTACTTAAGTTTGTCGTTGATTGGGTGGACGGACAAATAAGCTATCTAGAGGCTCAGGAAACTGCTGTTGTTGTCAATTTTTGTATGAGTTTGCTTCGTCTGTATTCATCGAACAATATTGGCAAG ATATCAATAAGTCTTTCAAGCAGCTTATGCACTGAGGCCAAGACTGAGAAGTACAAGGATCTGCGTGCTCTACTGCAGCTCCTTTCAAGCCTTTGCTCCAAAGATTTG GTTGATTTTTCATCAGATTCCACTGAGACAGAGAGCACGAACATATCACAG GTTGTATACTTCGGTCTTCATATTGTTACTCCTCTAATATCGTTGGAGCTGCTGAAATACCCGAAGTTTTGTTTTGAT TACTTCTCATTGCTCTCCCATATGTTGGAGGTCTATCCTGAAACAGTTGCACAACTAAGCAACGAAGCCTTTTCTCATGTACTAGGAACTCTTGATTTTGGTCTTCACCATCAG GATGCCGAAGTTGTTGATATGTGTCTCAAAGCTTTAAGAGCTCTTGCTTCTTATCACCATTTAGAAACAAGTGCTGGTAAAGTAGGCTTGGGCTCACATGCTGCAGGCCTCAAGGATCCTGGTGGATATGTTCAGGAAGGCATTTTGAGCCGGTTCCTTCGTTCAGTACTGCAATTACTCCTTCTTGGGGATTATAA TCCTGACCTGGTCAGCAGTGCAGCCGATGCTCTTCTACCGTTAATACTTTGTGAACAAAGCTTATACCAG AAATTAGGGAATGAGTTGATAGAGAGGCAGGCAAATGAAACATTGAAATCAAGACTATCAAATGCATTACAATCTCTCACAAGCGCGAATCAGCTTTCATCTACCATTGATCGTAAAAATTGTCAAATATTCCGGAAAAATCTTAGTAACTTCTTGGTTGATGTTCGAGGATTTATGCGAACAATGTGA